The following are encoded together in the Citrus sinensis cultivar Valencia sweet orange chromosome 1, DVS_A1.0, whole genome shotgun sequence genome:
- the LOC127901280 gene encoding uncharacterized protein LOC127901280, which produces MVIYLLKLGVQVNAINRNGFTALDIVERDASNRDAFLIVSALQEARAKNCDQLPPVSPDIQIQPLDDTSQSIRFSMPKKDTGKSIMGKQTSFKVFMVCNILSLFLSLGIVILLVSNIPVGRKSLMKLLAMMHKLMWLSISLMAAAYIAALWTILPHGRGMVWVLVVLVSVGGVCTLAIFTGLMVLSVRHLLRIRKSRKILDKYRSPDRSITLIAGTQMMQKERYKSSDSEFDNSYGAGYHLY; this is translated from the exons ATGGTCATATATTTACTGAAGCTTGGCGTACAAGTAAATGCAATAAATCGAAATGGTTTCACTGCTCTAGATATAGTTGAGCGTGATGCAAGTAATAGAGATGCTTTTCTAATTGTATCCGCATTACAAGAAGCAAGAGCTAAGAATTGTGATCAGTTGCCACCAGTGTCCCCAGATATTCAAATTCAACCCCTAGATGATACCAGCCAGAGCATAAGATTTTCAATGCCTAAAAAA GACACTGGGAAAAGCATTATGGGTAAGCAGACATCCTTTAAGGTGTTCATGGTCTGCAACATCTTGTCATTGTTCCTGTCCCTAGGCATAGTGATTTTACTAGTTAGCAATATTCCTGTTGGACGAAAATCGCTAATGAAATTATTGGCAATGATGCACAAATTGATGTGGCTGTCGATATCATTAATGGCGGCAGCTTATATTGCTGCCTTGTGGACAATTTTGCCACATGGGAGAGGGATGGTCTGGGTATTGGTGGTTTTAGTTTCCGTAGGGGGTGTGTGCACATTGGCCATATTTACAGGCCTGATGGTATTGTCAGTGAGGCATTTGCTTAGAATAAGGAAATCAAGGAAAATCTTAGATAAATATAGAAGCCCTGATAGGAGCATTACCCTGATTGCAGGGACGCAGATGATGCAGAAAGAGAGGTACAAATCTAGTGATTCGGAATTTGATAACTCTTACGGAGCAGGTTACCATCTGTACTAG
- the LOC102610890 gene encoding ankyrin repeat-containing protein At5g02620-like, whose translation MDERLFETVLKGETPNFLNLVQKDEEIIKQTVPGSLNTVLHLAARYGHEELALEILKLCPEMLAATNEKLETPVHEACREGRLHIVRLFLETDSWVVHKMNRNKESALYVACERGRLDVVKQLLNYPSVSLLEMDDGLTTSLHVAASAGHLEIVNELLEARPEFTWKKDPNGRTPLTLCSSKGHLEITRELLKMDPDLSSSQDNEGRTPLHWATIKGRVNIIDEILSVNLESSEIRTLHGETVLHLGVKNNQYEAVKHLMETLNTTKLVNTPDNDGNTILHLATAGKFTSMVIYLLKLGVQVNAINRNGFTALDIVERDASNRDAFLIVSALQEAGAKNCDQLPPVSPDIQIQPLDDTSQSIRFSMPKKVPKSSSGNHPHWHLSNLEKQIEVEKEGLRNARKTIIVVAVLIATVTFAAGINPPGGYNQVTGKSIVGKQISFKVFMVCNILALFLSLGIVILLVSNIHVGRKSLMKLLAVMHKLMWLSISLMAAAYVAALWTIMPHGRGMVWELVVLVSVGGVCTLAIFAGLMALSVRHLLRIRKSRKILDKYGIPDSSTSLVAERQMMQKESYESSDSEFDNSYEAVYALY comes from the exons ATGGACGAACGCCTCTTTGAGACCGTACTCAAAGGGGAGACACCAAATTTTCTGAATCTGGTTCAAAAAGATGAGGAAATAATCAAACAAACTGTTCCTGGATCTTTGAACACAGTCCTACACTTAGCAGCACGTTATGGGCACGAAGAGTTGGCGTTGGAGATTTTGAAGTTGTGTCCAGAGATGTTGGCGGCAACGAATGAAAAATTGGAGACTCCAGTGCATGAAGCATGCAGAGAAGGGAGGCTACACATTGTGAGGCTCTTTCTGGAGACTGATTCTTGGGTGGTTCACAAGATGAATAGAAACAAGGAGAGTGCGCTTTATGTGGCGTGTGAGAGAGGGAGGCTTGATGTTGTCAAGCAGCTGCTCAACTATCCATCGGTGTCGCTGCTCGAGATGGATGATGGATTGACCACTTCTCTTCATGTTGCAGCTTCAGCTGGGCATTTAG AAATTGTGAACGAACTTCTAGAGGCGCGGCCAGAATTCACATGGAAAAAAGACCCCAACGGCCGTACACCGTTGACCCTGTGTAGCAGCAAAGGCCATCTAGAGATAACCAGAGAGCTGCTAAAGATGGATCCTGACCTTTCTTCTTCGCAAGACAATGAAGGTCGAACACCACTGCATTGGGCTACCATCAAAGGCAGGGTAAACATTATTGACGAAATACTCTCTGTGAACCTTGAGTCCTCTGAGATTAGAACATTACACGGAGAGACAGTTCTGCATCTTGGAGTCAAGAACAATCAATATGAAGCCGTAAAGCACTTGATGGAGACTTTGAACACCACAAAACTTGTGAACACGCCAGATAATGATGGCAACACAATCTTACATCTCGCAACTGCCGGAAAGTTTACTAGT ATGGTCATATACTTACTGAAGCTTGGCGTACAAGTAAATGCAATAAATCGGAATGGTTTCACTGCTCTAGATATAGTTGAGCGTGATGCAAGTAATAGAGATGCTTTTCTAATAGTATCCGCATTACAAGAAGCAGGAGCTAAGAATTGTGATCAGTTGCCACCAGTGTCCCCAGATATTCAAATTCAACCCCTAGATGATACCAGCCAGAGCATAAGATTTTCAATGCCTAAAAAAGTACCTAAATCTTCGTCCGGAAATCACCCCCACTGGCACCTAAGTAACCTGGAAAAGCAGATTGAAGTCGAAAAGGAGGGTTTAAGAAATGCACGTAAAACAATTATTGTTGTGGCAGTTTTAATAGCCACAGTGACGTTTGCAGCTGGCATAAATCCCCCAGGGGGATATAACCAAGTTACTGGGAAAAGCATTGTGGGTAAGCAAATCTCCTTTAAGGTGTTCATGGTCTGCAACATCTTGGCATTGTTCCTGTCCCTAGGCATAGTGATTTTACTAGTTAGCAATATTCATGTTGGACGAAAATCACTAATGAAATTATTGGCGGTGATGCACAAATTGATGTGGCTGTCTATATCATTAATGGCGGCAGCTTATGTTGCTGCCTTATGGACAATTATGCCACATGGGAGAGGGATGGTTTGGGAGTTGGTGGTTTTAGTTTCCGTAGGGGGAGTGTGCACATTGGCCATATTTGCAGGGCTGATGGCATTGTCAGTGAGGCATTTGCTTAGAATAAGGAAATCAAGGAAAATCTTAGATAAATATGGAATCCCTGATAGTAGCACTAGCCTGGTTGCAGAGAGGCAGATGATGCAGAAAGAGAGCTACGAATCTAGTGATTCGGAATTTGATAACTCTTACGAAGCAGTTTACGCTCTGTACTAG
- the LOC102611478 gene encoding ankyrin repeat-containing protein At5g02620 — protein sequence MEIEAINPYMERHLFETILRGDTQAFLSLIQQDEAKIKQTVPGSLNTILHLTARFGHEELASEILKLCPEMVAAENEKMETPLHEACREGRLNFVKLFVGIDPSVIYKLNRDNESVLYVACERGRLDVAKQLLNYSSLLILEVDGLTTSLHVSAMAGHLDIVKELLEARQEFAWKKDLNGHTPLHLSCSKGHLEITRELLKLDPDLSSLPDNEGRTPLHWAAIKGRINIIDEILSLNLQSAEMRTIHGETVLHLTVKNNQYEAVKYLMETLNITKLANMPDNDGNTILHLATAGKLTTMVIYLLKLGVDVNAINRKGYTALDVVESDASNSGALQIVPALEEAGARRCDQLPPMSPHDIQPIGDTSPISAQSSIPRRAPRESPSRHHRRRNRRRREKQIELQTEGLRNARKTIIIVAVLIATVTFAAGINPPGGFNQVSGKSLVGKQTSFKVFMVCNIVALFLSLGIVIFLVSIIPFQRKSMMQLLVVTHRVMWLSVSFLAAAYIAAIWTILPRGRGMVWVSAAVVSLGGGFTLAIFTGLGVLLARHWLRKWEWRKMKEKNRSPNSSISRVEELRMMKKTSHESSNSDLDSSDQGGYHLY from the exons ATGGAAATCGAAGCCATTAATCCATACATGGAAAGACACCTCTTTGAAACCATTCTTAGAGGAGACACACAAGCATTTCTTAGTCTCATTCAGCAAGATGAAGCTAAAATCAAGCAAACTGTTCCAGGATCTTTGAACACAATCCTTCACTTAACAGCTCGTTTTGGGCACGAAGAGTTGGCCTCAGAGATTTTGAAGCTGTGTCCGGAAATGGTGGCGGCGGAGAATGAAAAAATGGAGACTCCATTGCATGAGGCATGTAGAGAAGGGAGGCTAAACTTTGTGAAGCTGTTTGTGGGGATTGATCCTTCGGTTATTTATAAGTTGAATAGAGACAACGAGAGTGTGCTTTATGTGGCCTGTGAGAGAGGGAGGCTTGATGTTGCGAAGCAGTTGTTGAATTATTCATCGCTTTTGATATTGGAGGTCGATGGATTGACTACTTCTCTTCATGTTTCAGCTATGGCTGGCCATTTAG ATATTGTGAAGGAACTTCTAGAGGCGCGTCAGGAATTCGCATGGAAAAAGGACTTGAATGGGCACACGCCTTTGCACCTGTCCTGCAGCAAAGGCCATCTAGAAATAACCCGAGAGCTGCTAAAGCTGGACCCTGACCTCTCTTCTTTGCCAGACAACGAAGGTCGAACACCACTCCACTGGGCTGCGATTAAAGGCCGAATCAACATTATTGATGAGATACTTTCACTGAACCTCCAGTCAGCTGAGATGAGAACCATACATGGCGAGACAGTTCTCCATCTTACTGTGAAAAATAATCAGTATGAAGCCGTTAAGTACTTGATGGAGACTCTGAACATCACAAAACTGGCCAACATGCCAGATAATGATGGCAACACAATATTGCATCTTGCAACTGCTGGAAAGCTTACTACG ATGGTCATCTACTTACTGAAGCTTGGCGTGGATGTAAATGCAATAAACAGAAAGGGTTACACTGCTCTTGACGTAGTGGAGTCTGATGCAAGTAATTCAGGTGCTCTTCAAATTGTACCTGCATTAGAAGAAGCAGGGGCTAGGAGATGTGACCAGTTGCCCCCAATGTCGCCACACGATATTCAACCCATAGGCGACACTAGCCCAATCAGCGCACAATCTTCAATACCAAGAAGGGCTCCCCGAGAATCTCCATCTCGACATCACCGCCGTCGCAACCGTCGTCGCCGAGAAAAGCAGATTGAGCTCCAAACCGAGGGTTTAAGAAATGCGCGCAAGACCATTATAATTGTAGCGGTTTTGATTGCTACGGTTACGTTTGCTGCTGGCATAAACCCACCTGGGGGCTTTAACCAAGTTAGTGGGAAAAGCCTTGTGGGTAAGCAAACTTCCTTTAAAGTCTTCATGGTTTGCAACATTGTGGCATTGTTCCTGTCACTAGGCATAGTCATCTTCCTAGTCAGCATTATCCCTTTTCAGCGAAAATCAATGATGCAACTATTGGTGGTGACACATAGAGTGATGTGGCTGTCCGTGTCATTTTTGGCGGCAGCCTATATTGCCGCCATATGGACTATTTTGCCACGTGGGAGAGGGATGGTTTGGGTATCTGCGGCAGTGGTGTCTCTTGGGGGAGGGTTCACATTGGCCATTTTCACAGGCCTGGGGGTATTGTTAGCAAGGCATTGGCTTAGAAAATGGGAATGgaggaaaatgaaagagaaaaatagaaGCCCTAACAGTAGCATTAGCAGGGTTGAAGAGCTGCGGATGATGAAGAAAACCAGTCACGAATCTAGTAATTCGGATCTTGATAGCTCTGATCAAGGAGGTTACCATTTGTATTAG
- the LOC102613165 gene encoding putative RING-H2 finger protein ATL12, giving the protein MSQFCVLIVIFFCFFFHVKAQETSNSEPDSLHPLHPNIAVVIGVLSIAFSLLFLVLAYAKFCQSNHSNFADGDPHHRNLQELVRSRSRFSGIDKAVIESLPLFRFASLRGSKEGLECAVYLSKFEDTEILRLLPKCRHAFHMSCIDQWLEGHASCPLCRYKFDGRDRGSFSYSNSLRFLRIPSNLTEEPNLEIFVQREQSHQGSSRFNLRSSFRKIELNKKQEELLIEGGNRSYGDQKLLHKFKHKIIVADVVIKNRWSDVNSSDLLSLNSEMLSVMSINRFLPSNSKSGRFDNVFSVNDNMVKIKEDIERKRLYESRFSGIEKSHSVSGSSISSSYYNDENSSKLLNGTEKRSMSEITNFARFREFNISKKIRETSAGDESRKEERLRRVWLPMVQRTVQWFSGRERNFQELEHKRQDLNV; this is encoded by the coding sequence ATGAGTCAATTTTGTGTGCttattgtgatatttttttgctttttctttcatgttaaAGCTCAAGAAACATCAAATTCTGAGCCAGATTCTCTCCATCCACTCCACCCGAATATTGCAGTAGTTATTGGGGTCCTCTCAATTGCGTTCTCTTTGTTATTTCTTGTACTTGCCTACGCAAAATTCTGTCAATCAAACCATTCAAATTTTGCCGACGGCGATCCCCATCATCGAAATCTTCAGGAACTTGTACGTTCAAGATCTAGGTTTTCCGGTATTGATAAAGCAGTGATTGAGTCACTTCCACTTTTTAGGTTTGCTTCACTGCGGGGATCCAAAGAAGGCCTGGAGTGTGCTGTTTActtatcaaaatttgaagataCTGAAATTCTCCGATTATTGCCCAAATGTAGGCATGCATTTCACATGAGCTGCATTGATCAGTGGCTTGAAGGTCACGCTAGCTGCCCTCTCTGCAGGTACAAGTTCGACGGGAGAGACCGCGGAAGCTTCTCTTACTCGAACAGCTTGAGATTCTTGAGGATCCCATCAAATCTAACAGAGGAAccaaatcttgaaattttcGTCCAAAGAGAGCAAAGCCATCAAGGCTCTTCAAGGTTTAacctcagaagcagctttcgAAAGATTGAGCTAAATAAGAAACAAGAAGAGCTGCTAATTGAAGGAGGTAATAGAAGTTATGGTGACCAAAAACTCCTTCACAAGTTCAAGCACAAGATCATTGTGGCTGATGTTGTTATCAAGAACCGATGGAGTGATGTTAACTCCTCGGACTTATTGTCCTTGAACTCAGAAATGCTCAGTGTTATGTCAATCAATAGATTCTTACCTTCGAATTCCAAGAGTGGAAGATTTGATAATGTTTTCTCCGTGAATGATAATATGGTCAAGATCAAAGAAGATATAGAGAGGAAGAGATTATATGAGTCCAGGTTCAGTGGAATTGAAAAAAGTCACTCAGTCTCAGGTTCAAGCATTAGCTCTTCCTAttataatgatgaaaattcatCGAAACTTTTAAATGGTACAGAGAAGAGATCAATGTCTGAGATCACCAACTTTGCAAGGTTTAGAGAATTcaatataagtaaaaaaattagagaaactTCAGCTGGGGACGAAAGTAGAAAGGAGGAGAGGCTAAGGAGGGTTTGGTTGCCAATGGTGCAGAGAACGGTTCAGTGGTTTTCCGGTCGAGAAAGAAACTTCCAGGAATTAGAGCACAAAAGACAAGATCTGAACGTGTGA